The following proteins come from a genomic window of Nocardioides albertanoniae:
- a CDS encoding MerR family transcriptional regulator, translating to MTAQGSEDGLSIAEVAERTGLTTHTLRYYERDGLMLGVGRNRSGHRAYSEGDLGWITLITRLRATGMPIREIRRYAEMVRSGEGNEEARLGLLRAHRDRVRAQLEETAGHLDAIEFKVAYYAAAVGETDPDAELIAQQRRAEPSAPR from the coding sequence ATGACCGCGCAGGGATCCGAAGACGGCCTCAGCATCGCCGAGGTGGCCGAGCGCACCGGACTCACCACCCACACGCTCCGCTACTACGAGCGCGACGGGCTCATGCTCGGGGTCGGTCGCAACCGCTCCGGCCACCGCGCCTACTCCGAGGGCGACCTCGGCTGGATCACCCTGATCACCAGGCTGCGCGCGACCGGGATGCCGATCCGGGAGATCCGGCGCTACGCCGAGATGGTCCGGTCCGGCGAGGGCAACGAGGAGGCGCGCCTCGGGCTGCTGCGTGCACACCGCGACCGGGTGCGCGCGCAGCTGGAGGAGACGGCCGGCCACCTGGACGCCATCGAGTTCAAGGTCGCCTACTACGCGGCGGCCGTGGGCGAGACGGATCCCGATGCCGAGCTCATCGCCCAGCAGCGTCGAGCCGAGCCCTCTGCTCCTCGCTGA
- a CDS encoding M15 family metallopeptidase: MLKEDGEGYGIAGATPKELRNRAWTLPDMVPMLPGEGFASEVDIAPDEVIERSTWEPGCPVSRQELAWVRMTFWGFDGARHTGEMLINARVAEDVVGVFRHLYEARFPIEQMGITTKAALDAPPTGDGNGTGGFVCRPSVGQTSFSQHAYGLAIDINTFQNPYVKGDRVIPELARWYLDRDRKAPGIIHSGDEVVQAFADIGWEWGGDWNSLKDYQHFSENGT; encoded by the coding sequence GTGCTGAAGGAGGACGGCGAGGGCTACGGCATCGCCGGTGCTACGCCGAAGGAGCTGCGCAACCGCGCCTGGACACTGCCCGACATGGTGCCGATGCTGCCCGGCGAGGGGTTCGCGTCCGAGGTCGACATCGCGCCCGACGAGGTGATCGAACGCTCGACCTGGGAGCCGGGCTGCCCAGTCTCACGCCAGGAGCTCGCCTGGGTGCGGATGACGTTCTGGGGCTTCGACGGCGCGCGTCATACCGGCGAGATGTTGATCAACGCCCGGGTCGCGGAGGACGTGGTCGGGGTCTTCCGGCACCTCTACGAGGCGAGGTTCCCGATCGAGCAGATGGGCATCACCACGAAGGCCGCCCTCGACGCGCCGCCGACCGGCGATGGCAACGGCACCGGCGGCTTCGTCTGCCGCCCGTCGGTGGGCCAGACCTCGTTCTCCCAGCACGCCTACGGCCTGGCGATCGACATCAACACCTTCCAGAACCCGTACGTCAAGGGCGACCGCGTCATCCCCGAGCTCGCCCGCTGGTATCTCGACCGCGACCGGAAGGCCCCAGGCATCATCCACTCCGGCGACGAGGTCGTGCAGGCGTTCGCCGACATCGGCTGGGAGTGGGGCGGCGACTGGAACTCGCTCAAGGACTACCAGCACTTCTCCGAGAACGGCACCTGA
- a CDS encoding siderophore-interacting protein, with protein sequence MSRPAKPETTLVVTATERLSPAMIRVSFGSDDLGAFSSSVFTDRYVKLAFPREQSDSGDGPVLRTYTALNPSIEHGTLDIDFVVHGTEGYAGPWAAGARPGDTLVARGPGGAYAPDPEADWHLIAGDETALPAIRAALAALPADARGYAVIDIPAPGHEQPLEHPQGVEVTWLITGDRTHHAAEDAEGHEQPLVTAVRGLKWLDGRVHAFVHGEAAVTMHGMRPYLLKERGVPKADLSISGYWRRGRTEETFREWKRDLATAESA encoded by the coding sequence ATGAGTCGTCCTGCGAAGCCTGAGACCACCCTCGTCGTCACCGCCACCGAGCGGCTCAGCCCCGCGATGATCCGGGTGAGCTTCGGTTCCGACGACCTCGGTGCGTTCTCCTCGAGCGTGTTCACCGACCGCTACGTGAAGCTCGCCTTCCCCCGGGAGCAGAGCGACTCCGGCGACGGCCCGGTGCTGCGCACCTACACCGCCCTCAACCCTTCGATCGAGCACGGCACCCTCGACATCGACTTCGTCGTGCACGGCACCGAGGGCTATGCCGGACCCTGGGCTGCCGGCGCCCGACCCGGTGACACCCTCGTCGCCCGCGGCCCCGGCGGTGCCTATGCGCCCGACCCGGAGGCCGACTGGCACCTGATCGCCGGCGACGAGACCGCCCTGCCCGCCATCCGCGCCGCCCTGGCCGCGCTGCCCGCCGACGCCCGCGGCTACGCGGTGATCGACATCCCCGCCCCCGGTCACGAGCAGCCGCTCGAGCATCCGCAGGGCGTCGAGGTCACCTGGCTCATCACCGGCGACCGCACCCACCACGCCGCCGAGGACGCCGAGGGCCACGAGCAGCCCCTCGTCACCGCCGTCCGCGGCCTGAAGTGGCTCGACGGCCGCGTCCACGCCTTCGTGCACGGCGAGGCCGCCGTCACCATGCACGGCATGCGCCCCTACCTCCTCAAGGAGCGCGGCGTACCCAAGGCCGACCTCTCCATCTCCGGCTACTGGCGTCGCGGCCGCACCGAGGAGACCTTCCGCGAGTGGAAGCGCGACCTCGCCACCGCCGAATCCGCCTGA
- a CDS encoding polysaccharide biosynthesis tyrosine autokinase, with protein sequence MDLRDYVAALRKRWYIVAVLAIVGAGAAFAQAHSSPPQYRAQSTVFVSIAKGGTTQELVQGSTFTQEIVQSYAKLATMPVVLDQVIYDLDLDTTSKALAEEITAENPLDTVIIEIDAVATTSTGASDLSNAVADELTTTITNLSPSSNKKSAVEVTVVARADPPQEAFAPRTRLAALVGFTGGFGLGVAIAVVRALLDTRVRTAGELEQLTDVGLLGAIPRRRGQGRVRGAVTAIDPHSVASEAYRRLQTNLQFLDASSQVRSMVVTSSIGGEGKSTTSINLALAIAEHGQRVLLIDADMRRPAIADYCGLEGAAGLTTVLIGKAGLDDVVQVWGERNLHVLTMGEIPPNPAQLIGSLRMADLLEETRASYDVVILDSPPLLPVADGAILSRLTDGALVVANCRTIHRPQVLEAIDSLEAVDARCLGIVANQVRDTAAHTYYGQPERGWFGGLFGGILRPQAPQQHGYPAAGS encoded by the coding sequence GTGGACCTGCGCGATTACGTCGCCGCCCTGCGAAAGCGTTGGTACATCGTCGCGGTGCTGGCGATCGTCGGCGCCGGCGCGGCCTTCGCCCAGGCGCACTCGAGCCCGCCGCAGTATCGCGCGCAGAGCACCGTCTTCGTCTCCATCGCCAAGGGCGGCACCACCCAGGAGCTGGTGCAGGGCTCCACCTTCACGCAGGAGATCGTGCAGTCCTACGCGAAGCTCGCGACGATGCCGGTCGTGCTCGACCAGGTCATCTACGACCTCGATCTCGACACGACCTCCAAGGCGCTCGCCGAGGAGATCACCGCCGAGAACCCGCTCGACACGGTGATCATCGAGATCGACGCGGTCGCCACCACCAGCACCGGCGCCTCCGACCTCTCCAACGCCGTCGCCGACGAGCTGACCACCACCATCACCAACCTCTCCCCCAGCAGCAACAAGAAGTCGGCCGTCGAGGTGACCGTGGTCGCCCGCGCCGATCCCCCGCAGGAGGCTTTCGCGCCGCGCACCCGGCTGGCCGCCCTGGTCGGCTTCACCGGCGGCTTCGGGCTCGGCGTGGCCATCGCGGTGGTGCGCGCCCTCCTCGACACCCGGGTCCGGACGGCCGGCGAGCTCGAGCAGCTCACCGACGTCGGCCTGCTCGGCGCCATCCCACGGCGCCGCGGCCAAGGCCGTGTCCGCGGGGCGGTGACGGCGATCGACCCGCACAGCGTCGCCTCGGAGGCCTATCGACGGCTGCAGACCAACCTGCAGTTCCTCGACGCCTCCTCGCAGGTGCGCTCGATGGTGGTGACCTCCTCCATCGGCGGCGAGGGCAAGTCGACGACCTCGATCAACCTGGCGCTGGCGATCGCGGAGCACGGCCAGCGGGTGCTGCTCATCGACGCCGACATGCGCCGCCCGGCGATCGCCGACTACTGCGGCCTCGAGGGTGCGGCCGGGCTGACGACGGTGCTGATCGGGAAGGCCGGCCTCGACGACGTCGTGCAGGTCTGGGGCGAACGCAACCTGCACGTGCTCACCATGGGTGAGATCCCGCCCAACCCCGCCCAGCTGATCGGGTCGCTGCGCATGGCCGACCTGCTCGAGGAGACGCGCGCCTCCTACGACGTGGTCATCCTCGACTCGCCGCCGCTGCTGCCGGTGGCCGACGGCGCGATTCTCTCGCGGCTCACCGACGGCGCCCTGGTGGTCGCCAACTGCCGTACGATCCACCGACCGCAGGTGCTCGAGGCCATCGACAGCCTCGAGGCCGTCGACGCCCGCTGCCTCGGCATCGTCGCGAACCAGGTGCGCGACACCGCTGCGCACACCTACTACGGCCAGCCCGAGCGGGGCTGGTTCGGCGGCCTCTTCGGCGGGATCCTGCGCCCGCAGGCGCCTCAGCAGCACGGCTACCCCGCCGCCGGCAGCTGA
- a CDS encoding acyltransferase family protein, whose amino-acid sequence MRESWIDSARGLAIILVALFHAVINLDLVGLAGPWSRLAYTLDTFRMPLFFFLSGLLAHRLLTRPLREVLRTRCLTLIYLYVLWCLLLGTFRALLPHAPAGALSGIARVLVAPDVYLWFLYTLCLFTLVGWLTRRLPAWLVVGLALVCSAVFAAGLVSTGDIAWDKTLRYWLFFVLASRAAPVVRTAVPRLRMAHVAGLGASYVVVLGFFVYVADDRIIFVRPMLGLLAVAAGCGLGVVIAGVPALGFVRHLGTRTLPVYVVHAFPVTAAQALLAGRHLDWPPGATLVAVPLLTAAAILLPLGLDRLVTGRIRGIFDFPVASWTAKRTLPPAQPAADPARLPR is encoded by the coding sequence GTGCGTGAGAGCTGGATCGACTCGGCGCGCGGCCTGGCCATCATCCTCGTGGCGCTCTTCCACGCCGTGATCAACCTCGACCTGGTCGGCCTCGCCGGCCCCTGGTCGCGGCTGGCCTACACGCTCGACACCTTCCGGATGCCGCTGTTCTTCTTCCTCTCCGGACTCCTCGCCCATCGCCTGCTCACCCGCCCGCTGCGGGAGGTGCTGCGCACCCGATGCCTCACCCTGATCTACCTCTACGTGCTGTGGTGCCTGCTGCTCGGCACCTTCCGCGCGCTGCTGCCCCACGCCCCCGCCGGAGCCCTCTCCGGGATCGCGCGGGTGCTGGTCGCACCCGACGTCTACCTCTGGTTCCTCTACACCCTGTGCCTGTTCACGCTGGTCGGCTGGCTGACCCGACGGCTGCCGGCGTGGCTCGTCGTCGGCCTCGCGCTGGTCTGCTCCGCGGTCTTCGCCGCCGGGCTCGTCTCCACCGGCGACATCGCCTGGGACAAGACGCTGCGCTACTGGCTCTTCTTCGTGCTCGCCTCGCGGGCGGCGCCGGTGGTGCGCACAGCCGTTCCTCGGCTACGGATGGCGCACGTGGCCGGGTTGGGTGCGTCGTACGTGGTGGTGCTGGGGTTCTTCGTCTACGTCGCCGACGACCGCATCATCTTCGTGCGCCCGATGCTGGGCCTGCTCGCGGTCGCCGCGGGGTGCGGGCTGGGCGTCGTGATCGCGGGGGTGCCCGCGCTCGGCTTCGTACGCCACCTCGGCACCCGCACGCTGCCGGTCTATGTCGTGCACGCCTTCCCCGTCACCGCCGCTCAGGCTCTGCTGGCCGGCCGCCACCTCGACTGGCCACCCGGGGCCACCCTCGTCGCGGTGCCGCTCCTGACTGCAGCGGCGATCCTCCTCCCCCTGGGTCTCGACCGCCTGGTCACCGGCCGGATCCGGGGCATCTTCGACTTCCCCGTCGCGAGCTGGACCGCCAAGCGCACCCTGCCTCCGGCCCAGCCCGCTGCCGACCCGGCTCGTCTGCCCCGCTGA
- a CDS encoding glycosyltransferase family 2 protein produces the protein MRPVWVAMLTYRRPEGLAEAVSMLRAQLDQVPGARLLVVDNDEQPSAASAVAAAAAGDVRVVYVHEPAPGIAAARNRALAEAGPEALVVFIDDDEQPSAEWLSTLVACWRSTGAAAVVGPVVSRFVGEPDPWITAGGFFQRLRHPTGTVVTTAATNNLLLDMAQVGPLRFDLRFGLAGGSDTVFTRTLSAAGGRIVWCDEAPVHDLVPVDRSTVAWVRARAARIGNSDSRAHVHLAPSGRRLAARLRASVRGLVRVLGGSARLVVGRLAGSPTHHARGTRTLLRGAGMLRGAWGSYVDEYAR, from the coding sequence ATGCGGCCCGTCTGGGTCGCCATGCTGACCTATCGGCGGCCCGAGGGGCTGGCCGAAGCCGTGAGCATGCTTCGTGCCCAGCTCGACCAGGTGCCGGGCGCACGGCTGCTCGTGGTGGACAACGACGAGCAGCCGAGCGCGGCCTCCGCGGTGGCAGCGGCGGCCGCCGGCGACGTACGCGTGGTCTATGTGCACGAGCCCGCGCCCGGCATCGCGGCGGCCCGCAACCGGGCGCTCGCCGAGGCCGGGCCCGAGGCGCTGGTCGTCTTCATCGACGACGACGAGCAGCCCTCGGCCGAGTGGCTCTCGACGCTGGTCGCCTGCTGGCGCTCGACCGGGGCTGCTGCCGTCGTCGGCCCGGTCGTCTCCCGCTTCGTCGGTGAGCCCGACCCGTGGATCACCGCCGGCGGCTTCTTCCAGCGGCTGCGCCATCCCACCGGCACCGTGGTCACCACCGCCGCGACCAACAACCTCCTCCTCGACATGGCGCAGGTCGGCCCGCTCCGCTTCGACCTCCGGTTCGGGCTCGCCGGCGGGTCCGACACCGTCTTCACCCGTACCCTCTCGGCTGCCGGAGGCCGGATCGTGTGGTGCGACGAAGCCCCGGTGCACGACCTCGTGCCCGTCGACCGCTCCACCGTCGCCTGGGTCCGCGCGCGTGCCGCCCGCATCGGCAACTCCGACTCCCGCGCCCACGTCCATCTGGCTCCGAGCGGGAGGCGCCTGGCGGCCCGCCTGCGTGCCAGCGTCCGCGGCCTCGTCCGCGTCCTGGGCGGTTCGGCCCGCCTCGTCGTCGGCCGCCTCGCCGGCTCACCGACCCATCACGCCCGCGGCACCCGCACCTTGCTCCGCGGCGCCGGCATGCTCCGCGGCGCCTGGGGCTCCTACGTCGACGAGTACGCCCGCTAG
- a CDS encoding fibronectin type III domain-containing protein yields MRDVMKPILAALVLVATSLTLATSASADTAPTDTDLPQTVSADALPTTQIDGVAWKQVIVGDTVYVGGNFTSARPAGAAAGTDESPRANMLAYRLSTGELISGFAPKFNGQVKDMALSPDKKLLYVAGSFTQVDGANRYRGAAIDLATGKATGFRPIFNSTTNAVTATADAVYYGGVFTSADKTARTKVAAVKPSDTGTGLLPLNPTVAGGNVNDIVASSDGSQIVIGGAFTSVNGSNKPGYGMARIDTASGDSLALPVNDEIRNGGAEAAILSLESDGTSLYGTGYNYGGAAGNSEGSFKADWKSGSLTWLEDCHGDTYAIWPTAKTVYQASHKHYCGTSGGFPESKPRSWYHATATTQDVRGTNIADDKYGYADHPGTPRPEFLEWYPKWTNGTYTSSEQATWTVSANDDYVVYGGEFLKVNNTPQQGLVRFAVKDIAPNKIGPKLRGAAWELKATSTTAGKAVLSWPGNPDKDNAAVTYKLYRGSTTATPIKTVKVDAPFWKHSAMSFTDTALVSGSTQKYRIAAVDPLGNKSLSDWVSIKVK; encoded by the coding sequence ATGAGAGATGTGATGAAGCCGATCCTGGCTGCTCTGGTGCTCGTGGCAACGAGCCTCACCCTGGCGACGTCCGCCTCCGCGGACACCGCCCCCACCGACACCGACCTGCCGCAGACGGTCTCGGCCGACGCGCTCCCGACGACGCAGATCGACGGGGTCGCCTGGAAGCAGGTCATCGTCGGTGACACGGTCTACGTGGGCGGCAACTTCACCTCGGCGCGCCCGGCGGGGGCCGCAGCCGGCACCGATGAGTCGCCGCGGGCCAACATGTTGGCCTACCGCCTCTCCACCGGTGAGCTGATCTCCGGGTTCGCGCCGAAGTTCAACGGCCAGGTGAAGGACATGGCGCTCTCGCCCGACAAGAAGCTGCTCTACGTCGCGGGTTCGTTCACCCAGGTCGACGGTGCCAACCGCTACCGCGGCGCCGCGATCGACCTCGCCACCGGCAAGGCGACGGGTTTCCGGCCGATCTTCAACTCCACCACCAACGCGGTCACGGCCACCGCCGACGCGGTCTACTACGGCGGCGTGTTCACCTCGGCCGACAAGACGGCGCGCACGAAGGTGGCCGCGGTCAAGCCCAGCGACACCGGCACCGGCCTGCTGCCGCTGAACCCGACGGTCGCGGGCGGCAACGTCAACGACATCGTGGCCTCCTCCGACGGCTCCCAGATCGTGATCGGCGGCGCGTTCACCAGCGTCAACGGCTCGAACAAGCCCGGTTACGGCATGGCTCGGATCGACACCGCCTCCGGCGACTCGCTCGCGCTGCCGGTCAACGACGAGATCCGCAACGGTGGCGCCGAGGCCGCGATCCTCTCCCTGGAGTCCGACGGCACCAGCTTATACGGCACCGGCTACAACTACGGCGGCGCCGCCGGCAACTCCGAAGGCTCCTTCAAGGCCGACTGGAAGAGCGGCAGCCTGACCTGGCTCGAGGACTGCCACGGCGACACCTACGCCATCTGGCCGACCGCGAAGACCGTCTACCAGGCCAGCCACAAGCACTACTGCGGCACCTCGGGCGGCTTCCCGGAGTCCAAGCCGCGCAGCTGGTATCACGCCACCGCCACCACCCAGGACGTACGCGGCACCAACATCGCCGACGACAAGTACGGCTACGCCGACCACCCCGGCACCCCGCGCCCGGAGTTCCTGGAGTGGTATCCCAAGTGGACCAACGGCACCTACACCAGCTCGGAGCAGGCGACCTGGACGGTGAGCGCCAACGACGACTACGTGGTCTACGGCGGTGAGTTCCTGAAGGTCAACAACACCCCGCAGCAGGGCCTGGTGCGGTTCGCCGTCAAGGACATCGCGCCCAACAAGATCGGCCCCAAGCTGAGGGGTGCCGCGTGGGAGCTGAAGGCCACCTCCACGACCGCCGGCAAGGCCGTGCTGAGCTGGCCCGGCAACCCCGACAAGGACAACGCCGCGGTGACCTACAAGCTCTACCGCGGCTCGACGACCGCGACCCCGATCAAGACGGTCAAGGTCGACGCTCCGTTCTGGAAGCACTCGGCGATGAGCTTCACCGACACCGCCCTGGTCTCCGGCTCGACGCAGAAGTACCGCATCGCCGCCGTCGACCCGCTCGGCAACAAGTCGCTCTCGGACTGGGTCTCGATCAAGGTCAAGTGA
- a CDS encoding right-handed parallel beta-helix repeat-containing protein, with the protein MAVSRSLLLGISAAVTVAALGATYAATQRPAENSAPRAERTYGELPPDDFGGPATALASPYASTRPSASPEPKKRPTRPADQNPSGGPAEPEKAPTQAGPPPADGFPGPDSTGVPAGKKLRVHRGDLIIRSAGKVVDGLEVHGRINVEAPNVTIRSTRVIVPTGSEVAGISNNNDSGAGMVVRNVEVLAASAAPGVNGVVGRDFTLEASEIHHVTDQVHITGANVTVRDNWFHDNYHFENDPHQGGGASHDDSIQIIGGGNITIAGNRFTGAYNAGVQITQSISDVNGVTIRDNLLGGGGCTVNIAEKGRGPVGGIDIRSNRFLSDQRIDGCAIIHPSSTKVAHSGNVWHDSGRAVALSRG; encoded by the coding sequence TTGGCTGTCTCGAGGTCTCTCCTCCTCGGCATCTCCGCGGCTGTCACCGTGGCCGCGCTCGGCGCGACGTACGCCGCGACCCAGCGCCCCGCCGAGAACAGCGCGCCTCGAGCCGAGCGGACCTACGGCGAGCTGCCGCCCGACGACTTCGGCGGCCCGGCGACCGCGCTCGCCTCCCCGTACGCCTCGACCAGGCCCTCCGCCAGCCCCGAGCCGAAGAAGCGACCCACGAGGCCTGCGGACCAGAACCCCAGCGGTGGTCCGGCCGAGCCGGAGAAGGCCCCCACCCAGGCCGGTCCACCGCCCGCGGACGGGTTCCCTGGGCCGGACAGCACCGGCGTACCCGCCGGCAAGAAGCTGCGCGTCCACCGCGGCGACCTGATCATCAGGTCCGCGGGCAAGGTGGTCGACGGCCTGGAGGTGCATGGCAGGATCAACGTCGAGGCGCCGAACGTGACCATCCGCAGCACCCGGGTGATCGTGCCGACCGGCTCCGAGGTCGCCGGGATCTCGAACAACAACGACAGTGGCGCGGGGATGGTGGTCCGCAACGTCGAGGTGCTGGCCGCGAGCGCCGCGCCGGGTGTCAACGGCGTGGTCGGCCGCGACTTCACGCTGGAAGCCTCCGAGATCCATCACGTCACCGACCAGGTCCACATCACCGGCGCCAACGTGACCGTGCGCGACAACTGGTTTCACGACAACTACCACTTCGAGAACGACCCCCACCAGGGCGGCGGTGCCTCCCACGACGACTCGATCCAGATCATCGGCGGGGGCAACATCACGATCGCGGGCAATCGCTTCACCGGCGCCTACAACGCCGGCGTGCAGATCACCCAGAGCATCAGCGACGTCAACGGGGTCACGATCCGCGACAATCTCCTCGGCGGCGGCGGCTGCACCGTCAACATCGCCGAGAAGGGCCGCGGCCCGGTCGGCGGCATCGACATCCGCAGCAACCGGTTCCTCAGCGACCAGCGCATCGACGGCTGCGCGATCATCCACCCGTCCTCCACCAAGGTCGCCCACTCCGGCAACGTCTGGCACGACTCCGGTCGAGCGGTCGCGCTCAGCCGCGGTTGA
- a CDS encoding lipopolysaccharide biosynthesis protein, producing the protein MSVEKDTTHSGLGRSAARGGMIVLGGQGVRILVQVASVVVLSRLLTPRDYGLVAMVLAVVAVAEIFRDLGLSTAAVQAKVLTRAQQSNLWWLNTALGLGLALVAIAAAPLVAALYDEPALTALTAAMAGMFVLNGMAAQYRADLTRRLLFTRLAAAEVAAPLVALGIAAYAAANGAGYWALVVQQLVQGAVALALAGAFAGWLPGRPRRGVEMSGFLRFGWSLAGTQLINYAANNIDSVLIGTRLGAHSLGTYNRAWQLLMTPLGQLRNPTTTVALPVLSRIRDNPALTQRFVERGQVALGYSLGAGLGLVAGAAAPVCALFLGPGWDVAGVFALLACAGLFQTLAYVGYWVYLAHGLITELRHYTLVASALKVVCVLVGVRYGITGVAAGFAAAHLLEWPLSLWWISRRTQLRVGPLYLGAARILLVAAAVAVSAYATAQVLHGQHPAVTVPACAAAGAAAYALLLVVPPVRRDVRSLVVTVRGALRQKINRG; encoded by the coding sequence GTGAGTGTGGAGAAGGACACGACACACAGCGGTCTCGGCAGGAGCGCGGCCCGTGGCGGGATGATCGTGCTCGGCGGCCAGGGCGTACGCATCCTGGTCCAGGTCGCCTCGGTCGTGGTGCTGTCCCGGCTGCTCACGCCGCGCGACTATGGCCTGGTCGCGATGGTGCTCGCGGTCGTCGCGGTCGCCGAGATCTTCCGTGACCTCGGGCTCTCGACCGCCGCGGTCCAGGCGAAGGTGCTCACCCGGGCCCAGCAGTCGAACCTATGGTGGCTGAACACCGCGCTCGGCCTCGGCCTCGCGCTCGTCGCCATCGCGGCCGCTCCGCTCGTCGCAGCCCTCTACGACGAGCCCGCCCTGACGGCCCTGACCGCCGCGATGGCAGGGATGTTCGTACTCAACGGCATGGCCGCGCAATATCGCGCCGACCTCACCCGCCGGCTGCTCTTCACCCGGCTCGCGGCAGCCGAGGTGGCGGCGCCGCTGGTGGCGCTCGGGATCGCGGCGTACGCGGCGGCCAACGGCGCCGGCTACTGGGCCCTGGTCGTCCAGCAGCTCGTCCAGGGCGCGGTCGCCCTCGCCCTCGCCGGGGCATTCGCCGGCTGGCTCCCGGGCCGACCACGCCGCGGCGTGGAGATGTCCGGGTTCTTGCGTTTCGGCTGGTCGTTGGCGGGTACGCAGCTGATCAACTATGCCGCCAACAACATCGACTCCGTGCTCATCGGCACCCGCCTGGGCGCCCACTCGCTCGGCACCTACAACCGCGCGTGGCAGCTGTTGATGACCCCGCTGGGCCAGCTGCGCAATCCGACCACGACGGTGGCGCTGCCGGTGCTGAGCCGGATCCGCGACAACCCGGCACTGACCCAGCGGTTCGTGGAGCGCGGCCAGGTCGCGCTCGGCTACAGCCTGGGGGCCGGGCTCGGGCTGGTCGCGGGCGCCGCGGCACCGGTCTGCGCGCTCTTCCTCGGCCCGGGCTGGGACGTCGCCGGCGTCTTCGCGCTGCTCGCCTGTGCCGGCCTCTTCCAGACGTTGGCCTACGTCGGCTACTGGGTCTACCTCGCCCACGGCCTGATCACCGAGCTGCGCCACTACACCCTGGTCGCCTCAGCCCTGAAGGTCGTCTGTGTGCTCGTCGGAGTGCGCTACGGGATCACGGGTGTCGCTGCCGGCTTCGCGGCCGCCCACCTCCTGGAGTGGCCGTTGTCCCTGTGGTGGATCTCCCGTCGCACCCAGCTCCGGGTCGGTCCCCTCTACCTCGGTGCGGCCCGCATCCTGCTGGTCGCGGCGGCGGTCGCGGTCAGTGCGTACGCCACCGCCCAGGTCCTCCACGGCCAGCACCCGGCGGTGACGGTGCCGGCCTGTGCGGCTGCCGGGGCCGCTGCGTACGCGCTTCTTCTGGTCGTTCCTCCGGTCCGCCGCGACGTGAGGTCGCTGGTGGTGACCGTGCGGGGCGCGCTGCGTCAGAAGATCAACCGCGGCTGA
- a CDS encoding glycosyltransferase family 4 protein has translation MRLLVAHPSPDVYGSDLQLVETVRGLCQAEQQVTVVVPATGPLVPLLESAGAEVEVMPFPVLRKAFLSPTGLVRLAAALMVFWPRAARLWRRVRPARLLVNTVTIPWWILVGRAARTPVVCHVHEAEDDQPRPVRLALAAPLLLATRVVANSLASREVLARTMKVLARRTTVVYNGIPAPSALVPARDRAPQGALRLVLVGRLSPRKGTDVALEALAELRRRGIDARLRVCGSIFAGYEWFEQELRDRAGQEDLEGSVDFLGYVAEPARELEEADVVLVPSRVEPFGNVAVEALLAERPLVASRVQGLAEIVRDGETGLLAEPGDAEALAEAVARLAADPALAASLATAGRKDAEERFGAERYRREIAAEVLG, from the coding sequence ATGCGTTTGTTGGTCGCTCACCCGTCTCCGGACGTCTACGGATCTGACCTCCAGCTGGTCGAGACGGTGCGTGGGCTCTGCCAGGCGGAGCAGCAGGTGACCGTCGTCGTGCCCGCGACCGGGCCGTTGGTGCCGCTGCTGGAGTCCGCGGGCGCCGAGGTCGAGGTGATGCCGTTCCCGGTGCTGCGCAAGGCCTTCCTCAGCCCGACCGGACTGGTCCGGCTCGCCGCGGCCCTGATGGTCTTCTGGCCGCGCGCGGCACGGTTGTGGCGGCGGGTGCGCCCGGCGCGGCTGCTGGTCAACACCGTGACGATCCCGTGGTGGATCCTCGTCGGCCGGGCTGCCCGGACGCCGGTGGTGTGCCATGTGCACGAGGCGGAGGACGACCAGCCGAGGCCCGTACGCCTGGCCCTGGCCGCTCCGCTCCTGCTGGCCACCCGCGTGGTGGCCAACTCGCTGGCGTCGCGAGAGGTGCTCGCGCGCACGATGAAGGTGCTGGCGCGGCGTACGACGGTGGTCTACAACGGGATCCCGGCGCCGTCCGCCCTGGTTCCGGCACGCGACCGAGCCCCGCAGGGGGCGCTGCGGCTGGTGCTGGTCGGGCGCCTCTCCCCGCGGAAGGGGACCGACGTGGCGCTCGAGGCCCTCGCCGAGCTGCGCCGGCGCGGGATCGACGCGCGGTTGCGGGTCTGCGGGTCGATCTTCGCAGGCTATGAGTGGTTCGAGCAGGAGCTCCGCGACCGGGCCGGCCAGGAGGATCTGGAGGGGAGCGTCGACTTCCTGGGGTATGTCGCCGAGCCCGCGCGCGAGCTCGAAGAGGCCGACGTGGTGCTGGTGCCATCCCGCGTGGAGCCGTTCGGCAACGTCGCCGTCGAGGCCCTGCTGGCCGAGCGGCCGCTGGTCGCCAGCCGCGTGCAGGGGCTCGCCGAGATCGTGCGCGACGGGGAGACCGGTCTGCTCGCCGAGCCCGGGGACGCGGAAGCGCTGGCCGAGGCGGTCGCCCGCCTCGCCGCCGACCCTGCCCTGGCCGCATCGCTGGCCACCGCCGGCCGCAAGGACGCCGAGGAGCGCTTCGGGGCCGAGCGCTACCGCCGGGAGATCGCCGCCGAGGTCCTCGGGTGA